One Methylorubrum extorquens genomic window, GGCGAGTCGGTCGATCTCGGCGCCGGTATCACCGTGCATCTGACGCCGGCCAACCACTGGTCGGCGCGCGGCCTCAACGACCGGCGCATGGCCCTGTGGTGCGCCTTCCTGCTGACGACGCCCCGCGGCGTCCACTACCATGTCGGCGATACCGGCCTCGGCGATGGCGCGATCTTCCGGGACATCCGCGCCCGGTTCGGCCCGCCCCGTCTCGCGACTCTGCCGATCGGCGCCTACGAACCGCGCTGGTTCATGCAGCCGCAGCACATGAACCCGGCCGACGCGGTGGAGGCGCTGAGCCTCCTCGGCGCCGATCAGGCGCTTGGCCACCATTGGGGCACGTTCAAGCTGACGGACGAGGGCATCGAGCGTCCCGTTGAGGCGCTGGGCGAAGCGCTGACGGCGGCCGCACTTGCGCCGGAGCGGTTCCTGGCGCTGCGGCCTGGGCAGGTCTGGGAAGGGTAGCGGTCGCCGATCGGGATCGCCCGGTTCACCCGACGTCGTCCGGCTCCTGTCGTCGGTTGCCGGATTGACGGCTCGCCAGCGTGATCCCCGCCGAAGCCGCCACGATGCAGGCGATGGCCCCGCCCTGCATCGGAGTCAGCCGCTCGCCGAGCAGGGCGAGGGCGGCCACCGACGCGACGGCCGGCTCCAGGCTCATCAGCACCCCGAAGGCCGGGCGGGGCAGGCACGTGAGGGCGAACATTTCGAGCGAGTAGGGCAGGGCGCTCGACAGGATCGCGATGACGAGACCTGTTATGAGCGTCGCCGGGGTGAACAGGTCGCCGCCGGCTTCCACGAGGCCCACCGGTGCGACGACGAGGGCGGCGACCAGCATGCCGAGCGACACCGCCCGCCCGCCGCCGGCCCGGCCGGCGCGCTGGCCGAACACGATGTAGGCCGCCCAGCATAGGCCCGCGCCGAGAGCCAGCGCCGCACCCGTCGGATCGAGGGTGCTCGCCTCGCCCAGCGGCAGCAGCAGGCCGAGCCCGAGCACCGCGAGGCCGATCCAGGCGAAATCGCGGGCCCGGCGCGAGCCCGCCAACGCCACGGCGAGCGGACCGGTGAACTCGATGGCCACCGCGATCCCGAGCGGGATCGTGCGGAGCGAGAGATAGAACAGCAGGTTCATGAGCCCGAGCGCCGCGCCGTAGAGCGCGATGGCGCCGATCTCGCCTCGTTCGAGACTGCGCCGCCACGGCCGCCAGACCGCGAGCAGGATCAGTGCCGAGAAGCCGACGCGGAGCGTGGTGACGCCTGCCGCGCCGACGACCGGAAACAGCCCCTTGGCCAAAGCGGCGCCGCTCTGGATCGAGACCATCCCCGCCAGGAGGGCGAGGATCGGCAGGGCGATGTCGGGCGCGGCGTTGCGTCCGCGCACGGTCAGAGGATGAAGCGGCTGAGATCCGCGTTCGCGGCCAGATCCTCGACGCGATCGCGCACATAGGCCGCATCGATCGGCACCGTCTCGCCGGAGCGGTCGGTGGCCGTGAACGAGATCTCGTCGATCACCCGTTCCAGCACCGTCTGCAGGCGGCGGGCGCCGATATTCTCCACCGAGCCGTTCACCTCGACGGCGACACGGGCCAACGCGTCGATGGCATCCTCGGTGAAGTCGAGGGTGACGCCCTCCGTCTCCATCAGCGCCACCGTCTGCTTGATGAGGCTTGCCTCGGTCGCGGTGAGGATCTGCTTGAAATCCTCGACGGTCAGCGGCTGCAAC contains:
- a CDS encoding EamA family transporter produces the protein MRGRNAAPDIALPILALLAGMVSIQSGAALAKGLFPVVGAAGVTTLRVGFSALILLAVWRPWRRSLERGEIGAIALYGAALGLMNLLFYLSLRTIPLGIAVAIEFTGPLAVALAGSRRARDFAWIGLAVLGLGLLLPLGEASTLDPTGAALALGAGLCWAAYIVFGQRAGRAGGGRAVSLGMLVAALVVAPVGLVEAGGDLFTPATLITGLVIAILSSALPYSLEMFALTCLPRPAFGVLMSLEPAVASVAALALLGERLTPMQGGAIACIVAASAGITLASRQSGNRRQEPDDVG